In Hymenobacter sublimis, a single genomic region encodes these proteins:
- a CDS encoding chemotaxis protein CheB produces MSALTAPLTLLLGNLPTFVRTEVTRLLHTDPELEVVGAAVVTDELPAMARRLRPGVVLISENQLLGLEQLQRHFSVPVLLYSAQAPLPGMLREAARLGVYDYITPPLGTGSELAEWRMSLRRKLLAAKPSSVPVPKVEPSVILRRTAVPLPPRGVVVIGGSTGGAPAVEALLRELPLGFPWAVLVAVHLPESFTDTLVERLRRATQLPVMAATSGMRLEPGRVLVAPGGRNLVVRSVMDSPWVGWQTDFVEEPGLDVPSVDILMHSVVRAVGRNVVGVVLTGLGHDGTAGAHAIRQHGGTVVAQDEASSAVFGMPKSVIQSGLASAVLPLPHIADFLVRHVQPGTTARRGRSSFLSQPVQAQ; encoded by the coding sequence GTGTCCGCTCTAACTGCTCCTCTCACCTTATTGCTTGGCAACCTGCCCACGTTTGTGCGCACGGAAGTCACCCGGCTCTTGCATACCGATCCTGAACTGGAGGTAGTAGGCGCTGCCGTGGTTACTGACGAGCTGCCCGCCATGGCGCGGCGTTTGCGGCCGGGGGTAGTGCTCATAAGTGAGAATCAGTTATTAGGCTTGGAGCAGCTGCAACGGCACTTTTCGGTCCCTGTACTGCTGTATAGCGCTCAAGCGCCCCTACCCGGCATGCTGCGCGAGGCTGCGCGGCTAGGGGTGTACGATTACATTACGCCTCCTCTGGGGACAGGTAGTGAATTGGCTGAGTGGCGCATGTCTTTACGTCGTAAGCTGCTAGCTGCCAAGCCTTCCTCAGTTCCCGTCCCCAAAGTAGAACCGTCGGTCATTCTGCGCCGCACGGCGGTGCCCTTACCTCCGCGCGGGGTGGTAGTCATTGGAGGATCAACGGGTGGGGCCCCCGCAGTTGAGGCGCTGCTTCGGGAGTTGCCGCTGGGTTTTCCTTGGGCCGTGCTCGTGGCCGTTCACCTGCCTGAATCTTTCACCGATACACTAGTGGAGCGTCTGCGGCGGGCCACCCAACTACCCGTCATGGCTGCTACTAGCGGCATGCGCCTGGAGCCAGGGCGTGTTCTGGTTGCGCCGGGTGGGCGTAACTTAGTTGTGCGGTCGGTAATGGATAGCCCTTGGGTTGGCTGGCAAACTGATTTTGTGGAGGAGCCTGGTCTTGATGTACCTTCCGTGGACATTCTGATGCACTCCGTTGTCCGGGCCGTGGGCCGTAATGTGGTGGGCGTAGTCCTGACCGGGCTTGGGCACGATGGAACCGCTGGAGCTCACGCCATCCGTCAGCACGGCGGCACGGTTGTAGCCCAAGACGAGGCTTCTTCAGCGGTATTTGGGATGCCCAAATCGGTCATCCAGTCCGGTCTGGCATCTGCTGTGCTACCCCTTCCGCACATTGCCGACTTCTTGGTGCGCCACGTGCAGCCCGGAACCACCGCGCGTCGGGGGCGTTCTTCCTTCCTCTCTCAACCCGTGCAGGCGCAATGA
- a CDS encoding chemotaxis protein CheA, with amino-acid sequence MKSREQEYREIFMAEALEYYDAMSRHISELERNPTDEPALNELFRLMHNLKSNARAMGYNPIGELAHHMETIFGLIRSREKTFTGSVVPVLFTGIDTIGQMIRAVGEDEALPEVEQLLENLDRLVRGEEPILESGPEDEEDASRKLELSDLVYIQIRKLDHLLNLVGELTIDRDRVLTLSQEIGNPALAAAAAHLSRIADELQYSVMDARLVGVGSLFNKFPRVVRDVANTEKKDVELTVVGEDIQIDRNILQIITDALLHLVRNAIGHGLETPEEREAAGKSAQGHLTLSAQTERDDVLIQVRDDGRGINVESVRRKAIERDLVPAATAANLDDDAVRGFLFEPGFSMAQEVTEISGRGVGLDVVKLAIDSLGGQLRVDSVLGEGTTFTLVLPTSIAVKGALLFQLDQRNYAIPLMHTDSVVSLLPENFNVVGGVLLTRVQDENVPVVSLRRLLHNGDGPLAPATKADLHGRQDIIIVNYSNRRLGLIVDRFLRQQDIVVKPMSKPLDTIDLFGGVTLLGSGQVCLVLDVPALTRLFLAKRP; translated from the coding sequence ATGAAGTCAAGGGAGCAGGAGTACCGCGAAATTTTCATGGCCGAGGCGCTCGAATATTACGACGCCATGAGCCGTCATATCAGCGAGTTAGAGCGTAATCCGACCGACGAGCCAGCACTGAATGAGCTATTTCGGCTCATGCACAACCTCAAGTCCAATGCGCGGGCTATGGGCTACAACCCCATCGGGGAGTTAGCCCACCACATGGAAACCATCTTCGGGCTTATTCGCAGCCGGGAGAAAACCTTTACTGGATCAGTAGTACCCGTTTTATTCACGGGGATTGACACTATCGGCCAAATGATTCGCGCCGTTGGTGAGGATGAGGCGCTGCCGGAAGTAGAGCAACTGCTGGAAAACCTGGACCGTCTGGTGCGCGGTGAGGAGCCTATTCTGGAATCCGGCCCCGAGGATGAAGAGGACGCTAGCCGTAAGCTGGAGCTTTCGGATCTGGTCTACATTCAAATCCGCAAGCTTGACCACCTGCTTAACCTAGTGGGCGAGCTGACCATCGACCGGGACCGGGTGCTGACGCTCAGCCAGGAAATCGGTAATCCGGCGTTGGCAGCGGCGGCCGCTCACCTCTCACGCATTGCCGACGAACTGCAATACAGCGTCATGGACGCCCGTTTGGTAGGTGTCGGTTCCCTATTCAACAAATTTCCGCGGGTGGTGCGCGACGTGGCCAACACGGAAAAGAAGGACGTTGAGCTAACGGTAGTGGGTGAGGACATCCAGATTGACCGCAACATCCTGCAAATCATTACCGACGCCCTGCTTCATCTGGTGCGCAACGCCATTGGGCACGGCCTAGAAACTCCGGAAGAGCGGGAGGCGGCCGGCAAAAGTGCCCAAGGCCACCTGACGTTGTCGGCCCAGACGGAACGCGACGATGTGCTGATTCAGGTGCGCGACGATGGCCGCGGCATTAACGTGGAAAGCGTTCGGCGCAAAGCCATTGAACGCGACTTGGTACCGGCCGCTACGGCTGCTAACCTCGATGATGATGCCGTACGTGGTTTTCTGTTCGAGCCGGGCTTTTCCATGGCCCAGGAAGTAACCGAAATATCGGGGCGCGGTGTGGGGCTGGATGTAGTGAAATTGGCCATTGACTCCTTGGGCGGCCAATTGCGTGTGGATTCAGTACTAGGGGAAGGAACCACCTTTACGCTAGTGCTACCCACTTCCATTGCCGTAAAAGGAGCGCTACTCTTTCAACTGGACCAGCGTAACTACGCTATTCCGCTTATGCATACTGATTCGGTGGTATCCTTGCTGCCGGAAAATTTCAACGTAGTAGGAGGCGTGCTACTGACCCGAGTTCAGGACGAAAACGTTCCGGTCGTGTCGCTACGCCGCTTGCTGCATAACGGTGACGGACCGCTAGCGCCCGCTACCAAAGCTGATCTACATGGTCGTCAAGACATAATCATTGTCAACTACAGTAACCGCCGGCTGGGCTTGATAGTCGACCGGTTTTTACGCCAGCAGGATATCGTGGTAAAACCCATGAGTAAACCGCTGGATACCATTGACTTGTTTGGGGGCGTTACCTTATTGGGAAGCGGGCAAGTGTGCCTGGTGCTCGATGTGCCGGCCCTAACTCGACTATTTCTGGCCAAACGACCGTAA
- a CDS encoding chemotaxis protein CheC — protein sequence MDLHMTELERDIIREILNIGLARAADSFAVVAQEKVLLEVPNLDIVSGKTILDKVRDLQAGHVIIQSDIRGDFNGTTLMFFSGQHVQRLSRVCLRMSTSDSTQIDEMQESLLLEISNIITGALVTQLANILKASIYGAPPTHPRGDIADALHNLLLNRPMVQPLIFSVITQFSDKDNSVELPLMIFFDRDTFEKILDIIRTYDFMGGQQAG from the coding sequence ATGGATTTGCACATGACGGAACTGGAGCGGGATATCATCCGCGAAATCCTGAATATCGGCCTAGCTCGCGCGGCCGATTCATTCGCGGTTGTCGCCCAGGAAAAGGTGCTGCTGGAAGTACCCAACCTTGATATCGTGTCGGGTAAGACGATTCTGGATAAAGTCCGCGACCTGCAAGCGGGCCACGTCATTATTCAGTCGGATATCCGGGGGGATTTTAACGGAACAACCCTGATGTTCTTTTCCGGCCAGCATGTCCAGCGGCTTTCCCGCGTCTGCTTGCGCATGAGCACCTCTGATTCCACGCAGATTGATGAAATGCAGGAGTCATTGCTGCTGGAAATCAGCAATATCATTACCGGGGCACTGGTAACCCAACTAGCTAACATTCTGAAAGCAAGCATTTACGGGGCGCCACCCACGCACCCGCGTGGCGACATTGCCGATGCCCTGCACAACCTGCTGCTGAACCGGCCCATGGTGCAGCCACTTATTTTCTCGGTTATAACTCAATTCTCGGACAAGGACAACTCAGTTGAGTTACCGCTGATGATCTTCTTCGACCGGGATACTTTTGAGAAAATCCTGGATATCATTCGCACCTACGATTTTATGGGCGGCCAGCAAGCTGGCTAA
- a CDS encoding agmatinase family protein: MANSASSLEQKLAAFDPNALGDSAGGIYGLPFTPEEAQVVIVPVPWEVTVSYRAGTAEGPEAIREASLQVDLYDPDLPNAWQMGLAMEEPDEKIAAESLSLRPTAAEYIGWLEEGEPEATHGTFSQVPAQVNQRGQALLEWLKQKTGALLDAGKGVVVLGGDHSTPLGYLHALAERHEEFGILQIDAHCDLRPAYEGFEFSHASIMYNALKLPQVKKLVQVGIRDYCQQEAEYIDQSNGRVALFADRFLQAEMLGGKSWKKECKKIIAQLPQKVYLSFDIDGLDPKLCPGTGTPVPGGLEFEQALYLIRMVVRSGRTIIGCDLNEVAPGDTEWNAIVGARLLYHMANWMGVSQGRLKARAVEK; this comes from the coding sequence ATGGCTAATTCTGCGTCCTCGTTGGAACAAAAGCTTGCCGCCTTCGACCCCAATGCCCTCGGTGACTCCGCCGGCGGAATTTACGGTCTACCTTTCACGCCTGAGGAGGCCCAGGTCGTAATCGTACCTGTGCCTTGGGAAGTAACCGTTTCATACCGCGCCGGTACCGCTGAGGGGCCCGAGGCCATCCGAGAGGCGTCCTTGCAGGTGGACCTCTATGACCCCGACTTGCCCAATGCCTGGCAAATGGGCTTGGCCATGGAGGAGCCCGACGAAAAGATTGCCGCCGAGAGCCTCTCTTTGCGCCCTACCGCGGCGGAGTACATCGGCTGGCTGGAGGAAGGCGAGCCTGAAGCAACGCACGGAACGTTCTCCCAGGTGCCTGCCCAAGTCAATCAGCGCGGCCAGGCCCTGCTAGAGTGGCTTAAGCAAAAAACCGGTGCCTTGCTGGATGCCGGCAAAGGGGTAGTAGTGCTGGGTGGCGATCATAGCACGCCTTTAGGTTACTTGCACGCGCTGGCTGAGCGGCATGAAGAGTTTGGAATTCTGCAGATTGACGCGCACTGCGACCTGCGCCCGGCCTATGAAGGCTTTGAGTTTTCCCACGCTTCCATTATGTACAATGCCCTGAAACTGCCACAGGTAAAGAAGTTGGTGCAGGTTGGCATCCGCGACTACTGCCAGCAGGAGGCCGAGTACATTGACCAAAGCAACGGCCGAGTGGCCCTGTTCGCCGACCGGTTTCTGCAGGCTGAAATGCTGGGGGGGAAGTCCTGGAAGAAGGAGTGCAAAAAAATCATTGCCCAGCTGCCCCAAAAAGTGTATTTGAGCTTTGATATCGACGGGCTCGACCCCAAGCTGTGCCCCGGCACAGGCACCCCCGTACCCGGCGGGCTGGAGTTTGAGCAGGCTCTCTACCTTATTCGGATGGTAGTGCGCTCCGGCCGCACCATCATCGGCTGCGACTTAAATGAGGTGGCACCCGGCGACACGGAATGGAACGCCATTGTAGGCGCCCGGTTGCTTTATCATATGGCCAACTGGATGGGCGTCTCGCAGGGCCGGCTAAAAGCCCGCGCCGTAGAAAAATAG
- a CDS encoding phage holin family protein, protein MGFILKFILTAIVTYVLAKFLPGADISGIGDAFILVIVLAILNAIVKPILKIIGFPITILTLGLFLLVINALIVMIADWLLGGFKLDGFVSALIFSVVLSLVTSVIDMVTDRS, encoded by the coding sequence ATGGGCTTCATTCTTAAATTCATTCTCACGGCCATTGTTACCTACGTGCTGGCTAAGTTTCTGCCCGGCGCCGACATCAGCGGCATCGGGGACGCGTTTATTCTGGTCATTGTGCTGGCAATCTTGAATGCCATTGTCAAGCCGATTCTGAAAATCATCGGCTTCCCCATTACCATTCTCACGCTAGGCCTATTTCTGCTGGTTATCAATGCTCTGATTGTTATGATAGCCGACTGGCTGCTAGGTGGCTTTAAGCTGGACGGGTTCGTTTCTGCCCTGATCTTCAGCGTTGTGTTGTCGTTGGTTACCTCAGTAATCGATATGGTAACTGACCGGAGCTAA